A single window of Thalassomonas viridans DNA harbors:
- a CDS encoding M20/M25/M40 family metallo-hydrolase, with product MFVKSLGIMALVGAATLLAPLSQAASLSAQEQAELKQLKDVTLNSDLSYRLIESLTTEVGNRMMGTPGDEKAVRWAQDKMKELGFDKVWTEEITDELWIRGEAEAKIVSPYPQKMVVLALGGSVGTPEKGITAPVAHFATLDDLKAAKPGSLDGKIAFVSYRMERHIDGKGYGPAVGTRVIGASIAAEKGALALIMRSVGTDNNRTAHTGLMRYKDGVKQIPAAALSNPDADLLVNQLKRGKPVNFHLKMSSSRETELVTSANVIGEITGSEKPEEMVVIGAHLDSWDVGTGALDDGLGIGMVLSAAHYIGKLPKRPKRTIRVILFAAEETGLLGAKDYVKRHKNDMKQHMIGAEWDFGSGRIYQMNPGVGASALNGVRELAGYLAPLGVSLAPDNDARAQSDMGLLSDAGMPSINFSPDGMAYFDYHHTENDTLDKVNAEDLKQTTAVYTMFSYFAAQSGIDFRK from the coding sequence ATGTTCGTTAAATCACTTGGTATTATGGCGCTTGTCGGTGCCGCTACATTGCTTGCTCCCCTGAGCCAGGCGGCATCCCTGTCGGCACAAGAGCAGGCAGAGCTAAAGCAATTAAAAGATGTCACTTTAAACTCAGATTTGTCTTATCGGCTTATCGAATCTCTGACAACGGAAGTGGGCAACCGTATGATGGGTACGCCGGGAGATGAAAAAGCCGTGCGCTGGGCGCAGGATAAAATGAAAGAGCTGGGTTTTGACAAGGTCTGGACCGAAGAAATCACCGATGAATTATGGATTCGCGGGGAAGCCGAGGCGAAAATCGTTTCTCCCTATCCGCAAAAAATGGTGGTGTTGGCCCTGGGCGGCAGTGTCGGTACCCCGGAAAAAGGCATAACCGCACCTGTAGCCCACTTTGCCACCCTGGATGATTTAAAAGCCGCCAAGCCCGGCAGCCTGGACGGTAAAATTGCCTTTGTTTCCTACCGTATGGAGCGCCATATCGACGGTAAGGGTTATGGCCCGGCGGTAGGCACCCGGGTGATCGGCGCCAGCATTGCTGCGGAGAAAGGGGCGCTTGCCCTGATCATGCGTTCTGTCGGCACGGATAATAACCGTACTGCCCATACCGGCCTGATGCGCTATAAAGACGGGGTAAAACAAATCCCTGCCGCGGCCTTATCGAATCCGGATGCCGATTTGTTGGTGAATCAGCTGAAAAGAGGCAAGCCGGTTAATTTTCACCTGAAAATGAGCTCCAGCCGGGAAACGGAACTGGTGACTTCGGCGAATGTGATCGGCGAAATCACCGGCAGCGAAAAGCCGGAAGAAATGGTCGTGATAGGCGCGCACCTGGACAGCTGGGATGTCGGCACCGGCGCCCTGGATGACGGTTTGGGCATAGGCATGGTGCTTTCTGCCGCCCATTATATCGGCAAGCTGCCAAAACGTCCCAAGCGCACCATCAGGGTGATCCTTTTTGCCGCCGAAGAAACCGGCTTACTGGGGGCGAAAGATTATGTCAAAAGACATAAAAACGATATGAAGCAGCATATGATAGGGGCGGAATGGGACTTTGGCAGCGGCCGTATCTACCAGATGAATCCCGGAGTCGGCGCCAGCGCCCTGAACGGCGTGCGCGAACTGGCCGGTTACCTGGCCCCCTTGGGAGTGTCTCTGGCGCCGGATAACGATGCAAGAGCCCAGTCGGATATGGGATTGTTAAGCGATGCCGGTATGCCGAGCATTAACTTTTCACCGGACGGCATGGCTTATTTCGACTATCACCATACCGAAAATGATACTTTGGATAAGGTAAACGCCGAAGATCTTAAGCAAACAACGGCCGTGTATACCATGTTCAGTTATTTTGCCGCCCAAAGCGGTATAGATTTCAGGAAGTAA
- a CDS encoding efflux RND transporter permease subunit has product MLAIIESALTRTRSVLMIFALLLISGAITYANIAKESNPDITIPMIYVSIIHDGISPEDAERMLVRPMENELKSIAGIKEMSANASEGHASITLEFIAGLDPKEALADVRDKVTLAKAKLPSETEEPEVHEVTMANQVAAVTVILSGPVTERGLLTLARDVKDKIEGMQEVLEVDIGGDREDMVEIIVDPLLMESYGLDQNDIYNLVERNNRLVPAGTMDNGKGRFAVKVPSVFENIQDLLELPIKTSGDRVITFQDVAQVRRAYKDPTSFARLNGERSISLEVKKRSGENIIDTVDKVKALMEEQRQRWPEQVRVDYVGDQSKDVKDTLTDLQNNVFSAVLLVVIVVIAALGGRTAMLVGLAIPGAFLTGILVIAIAGMTVNIVVLFGLIMAVGMLVDGAIVVTEFADRQMNEGVERKQAYARASKRMAWPIIASTATTLAAFAPLMFWPGMMGEFMKYLPFTLIAVLTASLAMALIFVPTLGTVFGKPRTISAKEQAQVEQAEQGDLTKLTGFTGKYVRLLTKAVHHPWKVVLGTIAIAVTVMMLYASSGLGAIFFPDIEPNSATMVVRSHGDLSVREKDAIMVSIEERIMDMTEIRTLYTRTGGNDQVGTFQVNFTNWQFRRPADEIIKEIHQRTADLAGVEIEVRKNEDGPQSGKDLRIELSSRFPDKLQDSVAIIRRGLVENGSFTDIEDTGAKPGIEWQLDVDRNLAATYGADAALVGTTVQMVTNGLKLGEYRPDDVDDELDIRVRYPLEKRNISRLDSLRLKTNEGLVPIGSFVSRKAAEKVDTIRRVDGKRVVTIQANLLPGKQLIKELPKLQAAFPGLGIDPSVEISVKGQNEDQEESQAFLMNAFGIALFVMAIILVTQFNSFYQAFLILSAVIFSTVGVFLALLLAQKPFGIVMGGIGVISLAGIVVNNNIVLIDTYNVLRREGYNTIDAILRTGAQRLRPVALTTITTILGLLPMVLQVNLDFFERTAVVGAPSTQWWTQLATAVAGGLAFATVLTLVLTPCLLVLRDRRKSRRGSARTIKRQTVVNAVNDAA; this is encoded by the coding sequence ATGTTAGCCATTATTGAATCGGCCCTGACCCGCACCCGTTCGGTGCTGATGATCTTTGCCTTATTGCTGATCTCAGGTGCTATCACCTATGCCAATATCGCCAAGGAATCGAATCCGGATATTACCATTCCGATGATTTATGTTTCTATCATACACGACGGCATTTCGCCGGAAGATGCCGAGCGTATGCTGGTGCGGCCGATGGAAAACGAATTAAAGTCCATCGCCGGCATCAAGGAAATGAGCGCCAACGCCAGCGAAGGACATGCCTCCATTACGTTAGAATTTATCGCCGGTTTAGATCCCAAAGAAGCGCTGGCGGACGTGCGTGATAAGGTGACCCTGGCTAAGGCCAAGTTGCCGTCAGAAACCGAAGAGCCTGAAGTGCATGAAGTGACTATGGCCAACCAGGTGGCGGCGGTGACCGTGATCTTATCCGGCCCCGTGACCGAGCGCGGCCTGCTGACCCTGGCCCGGGACGTGAAAGATAAAATCGAAGGCATGCAGGAAGTGCTGGAAGTGGACATCGGCGGCGACCGCGAAGACATGGTGGAAATTATCGTCGATCCCCTGCTGATGGAAAGCTACGGCCTGGATCAAAACGACATCTATAACCTGGTAGAGCGCAATAACCGACTAGTGCCAGCCGGCACCATGGACAACGGTAAAGGGCGCTTTGCGGTAAAAGTGCCTTCTGTGTTTGAAAATATCCAGGATTTGCTGGAGCTGCCCATCAAGACCTCGGGCGATAGGGTGATCACTTTCCAGGACGTCGCCCAGGTGCGCCGCGCCTACAAGGATCCTACCTCTTTTGCCCGTCTAAACGGCGAACGCTCTATTTCGCTGGAAGTGAAAAAGCGCTCCGGCGAAAACATCATAGACACTGTGGATAAGGTCAAGGCGCTGATGGAAGAGCAGCGCCAGCGCTGGCCGGAGCAGGTTAGGGTAGATTATGTCGGCGATCAGTCCAAAGACGTGAAAGATACCCTGACGGACCTGCAAAACAACGTTTTTTCTGCGGTCTTGCTGGTGGTGATAGTGGTTATCGCCGCTCTTGGCGGCCGTACTGCTATGCTGGTGGGGCTGGCTATTCCCGGTGCTTTCCTGACGGGGATTTTAGTGATTGCCATTGCCGGTATGACGGTAAATATCGTAGTGCTCTTTGGCCTGATTATGGCGGTAGGTATGCTGGTGGACGGCGCTATCGTGGTAACGGAATTTGCCGACCGCCAGATGAATGAAGGGGTGGAGAGAAAGCAGGCTTATGCCCGGGCATCCAAGCGTATGGCCTGGCCTATTATCGCCTCCACCGCCACTACGCTGGCGGCTTTTGCTCCTTTGATGTTCTGGCCGGGCATGATGGGGGAGTTTATGAAATATCTGCCCTTCACCCTGATTGCTGTCCTGACGGCTTCCCTGGCGATGGCGCTGATTTTTGTGCCGACCCTGGGCACGGTTTTCGGTAAACCCAGGACGATCAGCGCCAAAGAGCAGGCGCAGGTAGAGCAGGCGGAGCAGGGGGATTTAACCAAACTCACGGGCTTCACCGGCAAATATGTGCGCCTGTTAACCAAAGCGGTACACCACCCGTGGAAAGTGGTGCTCGGCACTATCGCCATCGCCGTAACCGTGATGATGCTTTACGCCAGCTCCGGGCTGGGGGCGATCTTCTTCCCGGATATCGAGCCCAACAGTGCGACTATGGTGGTGCGCTCCCACGGGGATCTTTCGGTGCGGGAAAAAGACGCCATCATGGTATCGATCGAAGAGCGGATTATGGATATGACGGAAATCCGCACCTTATATACCCGTACCGGCGGCAACGATCAGGTGGGCACCTTCCAGGTAAACTTTACCAACTGGCAGTTCCGCCGTCCTGCGGACGAGATCATCAAAGAGATCCACCAGCGCACCGCCGATCTGGCGGGGGTGGAAATCGAGGTCAGGAAAAATGAAGACGGACCGCAAAGCGGTAAAGACCTGAGAATCGAACTGAGTTCGCGTTTCCCCGATAAACTGCAGGACTCGGTGGCCATTATCCGCCGCGGCCTGGTGGAAAACGGCAGTTTTACCGATATCGAAGATACGGGCGCCAAACCCGGTATCGAATGGCAGCTGGATGTTGACCGCAACCTGGCCGCCACCTATGGTGCCGATGCCGCCCTGGTGGGCACTACGGTCCAGATGGTCACCAACGGCCTGAAACTCGGGGAGTACCGTCCCGACGATGTCGATGACGAGCTGGATATCCGGGTGCGTTACCCGCTGGAAAAACGTAATATCAGCCGCCTGGATTCCCTGCGTTTAAAAACCAACGAGGGCCTGGTGCCTATCGGCAGTTTTGTCAGCCGTAAGGCGGCGGAAAAAGTCGATACCATCCGCCGGGTGGACGGCAAGCGGGTTGTGACCATACAGGCGAACCTGTTGCCGGGCAAGCAGCTGATCAAGGAATTGCCTAAACTGCAGGCGGCCTTCCCCGGCCTGGGGATAGATCCCAGTGTGGAAATCAGTGTTAAAGGACAAAATGAGGATCAGGAAGAATCGCAGGCGTTTTTGATGAACGCTTTCGGTATCGCCCTGTTTGTGATGGCGATTATCTTGGTGACCCAGTTCAACAGCTTCTACCAGGCGTTTTTGATCCTCAGTGCGGTGATCTTTTCTACCGTCGGGGTATTTTTAGCCCTGTTACTTGCCCAGAAACCTTTTGGTATCGTGATGGGGGGCATAGGGGTTATTTCACTGGCGGGTATAGTGGTCAACAACAATATTGTACTGATCGATACCTATAATGTGCTCAGAAGGGAAGGTTATAACACCATAGATGCCATCTTACGCACCGGCGCCCAGCGTCTTCGCCCTGTGGCTTTAACGACAATAACCACTATTTTAGGTCTCTTGCCTATGGTGTTGCAGGTTAACCTCGACTTTTTTGAACGCACGGCGGTTGTCGGCGCTCCTTCAACCCAGTGGTGGACACAGCTTGCCACCGCCGTTGCCGGCGGACTGGCGTTTGCCACGGTATTAACCCTGGTATTGACCCCTTGTTTACTCGTGCTCAGGGACAGGCGGAAAAGCCGGCGCGGTAGCGCCCGGACAATCAAACGGCAAACCGTGGTTAATGCCGTTAACGATGCTGCCTAA
- a CDS encoding efflux RND transporter periplasmic adaptor subunit — protein MNNMAGGRRQWLAERPYIFAVVIAVALVVWMLSGMLSGPAQATEEDLDGGAREAIIPKVQIDTRFAENVAEVIELYGRTEPDRIATLKAEVRGKIAQVYAERGSMVKQGQVIVKIALNDLKAQLAHSKALLAQREIEYRGAKELHAKKHQGEADLARAFAGLEAAKADVARLEIDIENTVIRAPFDGVLNTRMVEVGDYVASGDDIAVVADLDPLVVRAYATENQVSFLSTGKAADVRLLGQASKQGNIRYIASVADDATNTFKIEITLDNPDYEILAGVSSEVSIAMNNVQAVKVSPALLALDESGNVGIKSVVDDIVVFTPINIVKSESDGIWLSGLGAQADIITLGQGFVRAGDKVEAVKARTR, from the coding sequence ATGAACAATATGGCAGGTGGCCGCCGTCAATGGCTGGCAGAACGACCTTATATCTTTGCAGTAGTGATTGCCGTTGCGTTAGTGGTATGGATGCTGTCGGGCATGTTGTCGGGCCCGGCGCAGGCAACGGAAGAAGACCTGGACGGCGGTGCAAGGGAAGCCATTATTCCTAAGGTACAAATCGATACCCGCTTTGCCGAAAATGTTGCCGAGGTGATAGAACTTTACGGCCGTACCGAGCCGGACCGCATCGCCACCTTAAAGGCGGAAGTACGCGGTAAAATTGCCCAAGTGTATGCCGAACGTGGCTCTATGGTAAAACAGGGGCAAGTGATCGTGAAAATCGCCCTGAACGACCTGAAAGCGCAGCTGGCCCACAGCAAGGCGTTGCTGGCGCAAAGGGAAATAGAATACCGGGGGGCGAAAGAACTACACGCTAAAAAACACCAGGGAGAGGCGGATCTCGCCCGTGCCTTTGCCGGCCTTGAAGCGGCGAAAGCGGATGTTGCCCGCCTGGAAATTGATATCGAAAATACCGTTATCCGCGCCCCTTTCGACGGTGTGTTGAATACCCGTATGGTGGAAGTGGGGGATTATGTTGCTTCGGGGGATGATATTGCCGTTGTTGCCGATCTCGATCCTCTGGTGGTGCGCGCCTATGCCACAGAAAACCAGGTGTCTTTTTTAAGCACGGGCAAAGCCGCCGATGTACGTTTGTTGGGGCAGGCGTCTAAGCAGGGCAATATCCGTTATATTGCCAGTGTCGCCGATGATGCCACCAATACCTTCAAGATAGAAATTACCCTGGATAACCCGGATTACGAGATTCTGGCCGGTGTCAGCAGCGAAGTGAGCATTGCCATGAATAATGTCCAGGCGGTGAAAGTCTCGCCGGCGTTACTGGCGCTGGATGAAAGCGGCAATGTCGGCATCAAGTCCGTGGTGGACGACATCGTGGTGTTTACCCCTATCAATATCGTTAAAAGCGAAAGTGACGGTATCTGGTTATCCGGTCTGGGAGCGCAAGCCGACATTATTACCCTGGGGCAGGGCTTTGTCCGCGCCGGCGACAAAGTTGAAGCTGTCAAGGCCCGGACCCGCTAG
- the erpA gene encoding iron-sulfur cluster insertion protein ErpA, with product MSNPELPIQFTDAAANKVMTLITEEENPELKLRVYVTGGGCSGFQYGFTFDEKVNDGDMTIEKNGVTMVVDPMSLQYLVGGEVDYTEGLEGSRFLINNPNATTTCGCGSSFSI from the coding sequence ATGTCAAACCCTGAATTGCCTATTCAATTTACCGATGCTGCGGCCAACAAAGTGATGACCTTGATCACCGAGGAAGAAAATCCGGAGCTGAAATTACGGGTGTATGTTACCGGGGGCGGATGTTCTGGCTTTCAGTACGGTTTCACCTTTGATGAAAAGGTCAACGACGGTGATATGACCATAGAAAAAAATGGCGTCACTATGGTGGTGGACCCCATGAGCCTGCAATACCTGGTGGGCGGTGAAGTCGACTATACCGAGGGCCTGGAAGGCAGCCGGTTTTTGATCAACAATCCCAATGCCACCACTACCTGTGGTTGCGGTTCGTCATTCTCCATCTAG
- a CDS encoding DUF6776 family protein: MPGRPGPFRLTILLLAVVGLCVYCGYRLGNHFHSFQVETLEQQKARLDDYYARQVEYVRQINTLEAELAFERLANQRTQDSLKEMGEKHYQLKKELAFYEKVIAPEKQADGLVIDQVSVSATESPNHYRFQVVLVQQVLKKRYAKGFVELALTGSLNNKPSEIKLADISALKREDLKFSFQYFQVIEGEFTLPEAFIPEKVEVAAVLPKGKWQKYRRLDESYPWPAVVKNDLQTSTLILD; encoded by the coding sequence ATGCCAGGTCGCCCGGGACCTTTCCGCCTGACAATCCTGTTACTGGCCGTGGTCGGCCTTTGTGTCTATTGCGGTTACCGCCTCGGCAACCATTTCCACAGTTTCCAGGTGGAAACCCTGGAACAGCAAAAAGCCCGCCTGGATGATTATTATGCCCGGCAGGTGGAATACGTACGTCAGATCAACACATTAGAAGCAGAACTTGCCTTTGAGCGGCTGGCGAACCAGAGAACCCAGGACAGCCTCAAAGAGATGGGGGAAAAGCACTACCAGCTGAAAAAAGAACTGGCGTTTTATGAGAAAGTAATAGCGCCGGAAAAGCAGGCGGACGGTCTGGTGATAGATCAGGTGTCTGTAAGCGCCACCGAAAGCCCCAACCATTACCGTTTTCAGGTGGTGCTGGTGCAGCAGGTACTGAAAAAACGCTATGCCAAAGGGTTTGTCGAGCTGGCGTTAACCGGCAGTTTGAACAACAAACCGAGCGAGATTAAACTGGCTGATATTTCGGCCTTAAAGCGGGAAGATTTAAAATTCAGCTTCCAGTATTTCCAGGTGATCGAAGGAGAATTTACCCTGCCGGAGGCCTTTATCCCGGAGAAAGTCGAGGTTGCCGCCGTGCTGCCCAAAGGCAAGTGGCAAAAATACCGCCGCCTGGATGAAAGCTACCCCTGGCCTGCGGTAGTTAAAAATGATCTACAAACTTCGACACTAATACTTGATTAA